The proteins below are encoded in one region of Hemiscyllium ocellatum isolate sHemOce1 chromosome 3, sHemOce1.pat.X.cur, whole genome shotgun sequence:
- the tpbgb gene encoding trophoblast glycoprotein b: MLVSGYQQGVSARPGSLSPLGTGLLLLLLSCPPPAAPCPLPCDCSTPPETVKCVNRELASVPSGIPGGVRSLVISGNRIARLPGPGPLGGSPLGQLVNLSLRANRIAAVGAGAFASLPRLQRLDLSENRLVSVSPAAFGSAPCPLRELNLSRALGEPSALEQVAALLASARLPELRSLQLSGNRLSSLPPGAFSGLASLRHLGLADNSLSALGGDAPGGGGGDAPGGGGGSLLQLPPQLETLDLRRNALRALANGTVSELRRRHPDLRLRLAGNPLACDCRLEPLLAWLRHGRPADAESLVCASPESLRERPVLQLRATELHCPLQGDMESVLQTSYVFLGIVLALIGVIFMFVLYLNRKGIKKWLYNLRDACRDHMEGYHYRYEINSDPRLTNLSSNSEA, encoded by the coding sequence ATGTTGGTGTCCGGGTACCAGCAGGGGGTCTCGGCTCGGCCGGGCTCGCTCTCCCCCCTCGGGACAgggctgttgttgctgctgctgagctGTCCGCCGCCCGCCGCGCCGTGCCCGCTGCCCTGCGACTGCTCCACGCCGCCGGAGACGGTGAAGTGCGTGAACCGGGAGCTGGCGTCGGTGCCGAGCGGCATCCCGGGCGGGGTGCGGAGCCTGGTGATCAGCGGCAACCGCATCGCGCGGCTGCCGGGCCCGGGGCCGCTCGGGGGCTCTCCGCTCGGCCAGCTGGTCAACCTGAGCCTGCGGGCGAACCGCATCGCCGCGGTGGGCGCCGGCGCCTTCGCCTCGCTGCCCCGCCTGCAGCGGCTCGACCTCAGCGAGAACCGCCTGGTGAGCGTCAGCCCGGCGGCGTTCGGCTCGGCGCCGTGCCCCCTGCGGGAGCTCAACCTGAGCCGGGCCCTGGGCGAGCCCTCGGCCCTGGAGCAGGTGGCGGCGCTGCTGGCCTCCGCTCGGCTGCCCGAGCTCCGGAGCTTGCAGCTCTCCGGCAACCGGCTGTCCTCGCTGCCGCCGGGCGCCTTCtcgggcctggcctcgctgcggCACCTGGGGCTGGCCGACAACTCCCTGTCCGCGCTGGGCGGCGATGCCCCGGGCGGCGGAGGCGGCGATGCCCCGGGCGGCGGAGGCGGCTCGCTGTTGCAGCTGCCGCCGCAGCTGGAGACGCTGGACCTGCGGCGGAACGCGCTCCGGGCCCTCGCCAACGGCACCGTGTCCGAGCTGCGGCGGCGGCACCCCGACCTCCGGCTGCGGCTCGCCGGCAACCCGCTGGCGTGCGACTGCCGCCTGGAGCCGCTGCTGGCCTGGCTCCGGCACGGCCGCCCGGCGGACGCCGAGAGCCTGGTGTGCGCTTCGCCCGAGTCGCTGCGGGAGCGGCCCGTGCTGCAGCTCCGCGCCACCGAGCTCCACTGCCCGCTGCAGGGAGACATGGAGAGCGTCCTGCAAACCTCGTACGTCTTCCTGGGCATCGTGCTGGCGCTGATCGGGGTCATCTTCATGTTCGTGCTGTACCTGAACAGGAAGGGCATCAAAAAGTGGCTTTACAACCTCAGGGATGCCTGCCGAGACCACATGGAAGGCTATCACTACAGATACGAGATTAACTCGGACCCCAGACTGACAAACCTCAGCTCCAACTCGGAGGCGTGA